In one window of Methanosarcina vacuolata Z-761 DNA:
- a CDS encoding WD40 repeat domain-containing protein: MRQLAGIWLFIVLGLLFGLFVDLGAADPVASGGDVNISELRAFDLLCRCETGCIVNTVSLSSDGNYLAVGDFNHNVSLFNFEGKKLWNYTTGDIVYTVSISPDGTGVAAGSNDKKVYFFNREGKVLWSYKTGGNVNCVVISSDGSYVAAGSDDGKIYFFNKEGKLLWNFDSGASVRSIALSREGPYVTAGGSNYCIYLFDKEGNKIWERRTGSVINCVCITPQAHYVAAGGSNYNVYFLNQKGDFSWIHNPAYWISSVSLTNNGSYLAAGSFDDKVYLFNSTGTKLWDYKVKDDVYSVAISPDSSFIAAGSWDDTLYVLDLDGKEFWNYSCGGNINDVSISRDSSALAAASDNGATYLFERNSTVFARLFKDSRFLSGDGLGLPLKEGTAVTGGIENVVEIASASSGKVPGDTKSENDHATESSASTESSSRLQGLLNFFKYPIFLLLAVLIVAIYLKNRAFKKRAREETTEDFENLDDEKHRPEN, from the coding sequence ATGAGACAGTTAGCGGGAATATGGTTATTTATAGTACTGGGTCTGCTTTTCGGCCTGTTTGTAGATTTGGGGGCTGCAGATCCTGTTGCCTCGGGCGGGGACGTAAATATTTCAGAACTCAGAGCTTTTGACCTGCTCTGCAGATGTGAAACAGGATGTATAGTTAATACGGTTTCTCTTTCTTCTGACGGAAATTATCTTGCAGTTGGGGATTTTAATCATAATGTTTCTCTTTTTAATTTCGAGGGGAAGAAACTCTGGAATTATACTACTGGAGATATTGTTTACACTGTATCGATCTCTCCCGATGGAACTGGCGTAGCTGCAGGAAGCAATGATAAGAAGGTATACTTTTTTAACAGGGAAGGGAAAGTGCTATGGAGTTACAAAACCGGGGGCAACGTGAATTGTGTTGTGATCTCTTCCGATGGTTCATATGTAGCAGCAGGCAGTGACGACGGCAAGATTTACTTCTTTAATAAAGAAGGCAAGCTGTTATGGAATTTCGATTCCGGGGCTTCCGTCCGCAGTATAGCCCTCTCCAGAGAAGGCCCTTACGTTACAGCCGGAGGTTCTAATTATTGCATTTATCTCTTTGACAAAGAAGGGAATAAAATCTGGGAACGAAGGACAGGTAGTGTAATCAATTGTGTATGCATTACTCCACAGGCCCATTATGTGGCTGCCGGAGGGTCCAATTATAATGTATATTTCCTTAACCAGAAAGGAGATTTTTCCTGGATACACAACCCTGCTTACTGGATCAGCAGCGTTTCCCTGACAAACAACGGTTCATATCTGGCAGCAGGAAGTTTTGACGATAAAGTATATCTGTTTAACAGCACAGGCACAAAACTCTGGGATTATAAGGTAAAAGATGATGTCTACAGTGTTGCAATTTCGCCGGATTCATCATTCATTGCAGCCGGAAGCTGGGACGATACGCTTTATGTCCTCGATCTCGATGGGAAGGAATTCTGGAACTACAGTTGCGGAGGAAATATTAATGACGTGTCCATTTCTCGCGATAGCTCGGCCCTTGCTGCAGCGAGTGATAACGGAGCAACATATCTTTTTGAGCGAAATTCCACGGTTTTTGCACGGCTCTTTAAAGATTCGCGTTTCCTTTCAGGAGACGGGCTCGGACTGCCTTTAAAAGAAGGTACGGCAGTAACGGGAGGCATTGAAAATGTAGTTGAGATTGCTTCAGCCTCTTCAGGTAAAGTGCCAGGTGATACAAAAAGTGAAAATGATCATGCTACGGAGAGTTCAGCTTCTACAGAAAGTTCATCAAGGCTTCAGGGACTACTTAATTTCTTTAAATATCCAATATTCCTTTTACTGGCAGTTTTAATAGTGGCGATCTACCTGAAAAACCGAGCCTTTAAAAAACGGGCAAGAGAAGAAACTACGGAAGACTTTGAGAACCTTGATGATGAAAAACACAGGCCTGAAAACTAA
- a CDS encoding LolA family protein — translation MKIKKIFKSMLLLIFITLALFTSGCTEKNLSAEDIATQMLEKQDSIQDYSYTMHSTYYTGEKAIETEFKTIYKKPHMIKNFIQEPGKEEETLVLSDGEFRWTYTPGTNTVMKTKLPKTSELTKSDYLTLIGITLNDTNVSLLGVEKLDNRETYLLKTSPKETGESAAQYYTKVWVDKETWMPLKYEMYDSSGNLTAKVEIWDLKVNSGIPDSEFVFNIPDGAEIKTTG, via the coding sequence GTGAAAATAAAGAAAATATTCAAGTCAATGCTCCTGTTAATTTTCATAACTCTGGCTCTTTTTACTTCAGGCTGCACGGAAAAAAACCTGAGTGCCGAAGATATTGCAACCCAGATGCTGGAGAAACAGGACAGCATTCAAGATTATTCGTATACAATGCATTCTACTTACTACACCGGGGAAAAGGCCATAGAAACCGAATTTAAAACCATATACAAGAAACCTCATATGATTAAGAACTTTATACAGGAACCAGGAAAAGAGGAAGAGACGCTTGTACTTTCAGATGGAGAATTCCGGTGGACCTATACCCCCGGCACAAATACAGTAATGAAAACAAAGCTCCCCAAAACTTCTGAACTAACTAAAAGTGACTATCTGACCCTAATAGGAATTACCCTTAATGATACGAATGTCTCTTTACTGGGAGTTGAGAAACTTGACAATAGGGAAACGTATCTGCTGAAAACAAGTCCTAAAGAAACCGGAGAAAGTGCTGCACAATACTATACAAAAGTCTGGGTAGATAAAGAAACATGGATGCCTCTTAAGTACGAGATGTACGACAGTAGTGGAAACCTGACAGCAAAAGTCGAAATATGGGATCTTAAGGTTAATTCCGGAATTCCAGATTCTGAATTTGTGTTCAATATTCCTGATGGCGCTGAAATAAAAACAACAGGTTAA
- a CDS encoding restriction endonuclease, giving the protein MKIGKREKRRKQHHLITEIFKIVLYLFLKLIKLLFSFPIYLLKAMRLLFSFSLHLLKAMWRLFSLSMHLLKSLWLLFSFLIHLPHRLVKQFLKKPSKPVLPTLAEIDEMNGYKFEEFMKCVYEQLGYSVYHTPFSGDQGADLILTSKEKTRIAVQVKRYSGKVSNSAVQEVVAAKGFYKCTEGIVVTNSYFTDSARKLAEANLIDLVDRNELEKLINTILN; this is encoded by the coding sequence ATGAAAATCGGAAAGAGAGAAAAAAGAAGAAAACAACATCACCTTATTACTGAAATATTTAAAATTGTGCTATATCTTTTTCTAAAATTAATAAAGCTACTGTTTAGTTTCCCAATTTACTTACTGAAAGCAATGAGGTTATTGTTTAGTTTCTCACTTCATTTACTGAAAGCAATGTGGCGACTATTCAGTCTCTCAATGCATTTACTGAAATCTTTATGGCTACTCTTCAGTTTCTTAATTCACTTACCGCATAGGCTTGTAAAACAATTCCTTAAAAAACCATCAAAACCAGTACTACCCACATTAGCCGAAATTGATGAAATGAACGGATACAAATTTGAAGAGTTTATGAAATGCGTTTATGAACAGTTAGGGTATTCAGTCTATCACACTCCATTTTCAGGTGATCAGGGTGCAGATCTGATTCTGACGTCAAAAGAAAAAACGAGAATCGCTGTTCAGGTCAAACGATACTCGGGTAAGGTATCAAACAGTGCAGTACAGGAAGTTGTAGCTGCAAAAGGCTTTTACAAATGTACCGAAGGCATAGTAGTTACGAATAGTTATTTCACTGATTCTGCCAGAAAATTAGCTGAAGCAAATCTTATTGATTTAGTTGATAGAAATGAACTTGAAAAACTGATTAATACTATCCTGAATTAA
- a CDS encoding acylphosphatase: protein MTSGETVRAEILVSGRVQGVGFRRFARNAAERLGVESNPKNLRDGRVFVIAEGRPESVELYIAELRKGPMFAHVEDVDVTFKEALGNVYQAF, encoded by the coding sequence GTGACCTCTGGAGAAACTGTACGGGCAGAAATCCTTGTATCCGGAAGGGTGCAGGGTGTGGGTTTTCGAAGATTTGCTAGAAATGCTGCCGAGCGTCTGGGCGTAGAATCTAACCCTAAAAATTTAAGGGACGGCAGGGTTTTTGTCATTGCCGAAGGAAGACCTGAATCTGTGGAACTTTATATTGCTGAACTCAGGAAAGGGCCCATGTTTGCTCATGTGGAAGATGTCGATGTCACTTTTAAAGAAGCCCTTGGAAATGTTTACCAAGCCTTTTGA
- a CDS encoding sulfatase-like hydrolase/transferase, producing the protein MFVTVRKPHSFSVLFILLTLIVFFIFPVPASGLTEVEVNPVNTPQGAVVLIVDGLSAPFIYPELTPHALDGASLEKAELENLPEISKESIRVLEFRAPQTFTEGGHSVLVTGNPGADSELVSFKDATIFDILHREGYLCIAVMERGDSWSIRAEQDVILRDENNSINKIKIVLEQPEPSSDRLEVPEGLLQVMGEAVDKAPGYVTSKETREKYSGYNRWGVETACNIVKYMARNRPEQKYMLTINVGAVDSSGHHRDNYGYVDCIECLDTDIYPLYELCKKNDLAFVLTADHGMGFSKDDSKGGHQSEKFTETYEAQLIPLIVHAQDVESGIIKGKHGQEDFAPTLLGILDIPDRPRFAEGKQILLTGHVNLKVELPEKGSVELRKNGDGKDGNVQDGNIVASLQHDDEFLFLGLDPESTYTVSAVLDSGNSLEGQEKELTLETDSVLEFTEKGQKIEESSEENSESVSSSGKNSTASFLKKESGKSNSSLTHLIGYFVIGLVNLVGIVIIAKILKKS; encoded by the coding sequence ATGTTTGTGACCGTCCGAAAACCCCACTCCTTTTCAGTTCTATTTATTCTTTTAACGCTTATTGTCTTTTTCATTTTTCCAGTTCCTGCCTCCGGACTGACCGAAGTGGAGGTAAATCCTGTTAACACACCTCAGGGCGCAGTCGTGCTGATTGTAGACGGGCTAAGTGCACCTTTTATCTATCCTGAACTTACACCGCATGCGCTTGACGGGGCATCCCTTGAAAAAGCCGAACTTGAAAATCTACCCGAAATAAGTAAGGAAAGTATCAGAGTTCTGGAATTCCGAGCACCTCAGACCTTTACCGAAGGAGGGCATTCAGTACTTGTCACGGGAAACCCGGGTGCAGACAGTGAACTTGTAAGCTTCAAAGATGCCACTATTTTCGATATTCTACACAGGGAAGGCTATCTCTGTATTGCAGTTATGGAAAGAGGGGATTCCTGGTCAATCCGTGCCGAGCAGGATGTCATTCTCAGGGATGAAAATAACTCTATAAATAAAATAAAAATTGTTCTCGAGCAACCCGAACCTTCCTCTGACAGGTTGGAGGTGCCTGAAGGGCTTTTACAGGTTATGGGAGAAGCAGTTGACAAAGCTCCCGGATATGTCACATCAAAAGAGACACGGGAAAAGTATAGCGGATATAACCGATGGGGAGTCGAGACTGCGTGCAATATTGTTAAGTATATGGCTAGAAACAGGCCGGAACAAAAATACATGCTCACTATCAACGTAGGCGCTGTAGATTCAAGCGGGCACCACCGGGATAATTATGGGTATGTAGACTGCATTGAATGTCTTGATACTGATATTTACCCTCTTTATGAGCTCTGCAAGAAAAATGACCTTGCCTTTGTACTAACAGCAGACCATGGAATGGGTTTTTCCAAAGACGATTCCAAGGGCGGTCATCAGTCAGAGAAATTTACGGAGACTTATGAAGCACAACTCATTCCCCTTATAGTGCATGCCCAGGATGTTGAAAGCGGAATTATCAAGGGAAAGCATGGTCAGGAAGACTTTGCTCCAACGCTGCTTGGAATTCTGGATATCCCAGACAGGCCAAGATTTGCAGAAGGAAAGCAGATTCTTCTGACAGGCCATGTAAACCTGAAAGTGGAACTTCCGGAAAAGGGCTCTGTAGAACTAAGAAAGAATGGGGATGGAAAAGACGGAAACGTGCAGGACGGAAATATTGTAGCTTCCCTGCAACATGATGACGAGTTTCTCTTCCTGGGGCTTGATCCAGAAAGCACCTATACGGTCAGTGCTGTTCTTGATTCCGGAAACAGCCTTGAAGGGCAGGAAAAAGAGCTCACTCTTGAAACCGACTCGGTACTGGAATTCACTGAAAAAGGGCAGAAAATCGAAGAAAGTAGTGAAGAAAATTCAGAATCAGTATCAAGTTCAGGAAAAAACTCTACTGCTAGTTTCTTGAAAAAGGAATCTGGAAAATCTAATTCGAGCTTAACGCACCTGATAGGATACTTTGTAATAGGATTGGTCAATCTTGTAGGAATTGTGATTATTGCAAAGATCCTGAAAAAAAGCTGA
- a CDS encoding pyridoxamine 5'-phosphate oxidase family protein: MVKLTDEMKEDFAKMKIFPFATASKGGEPNVIPIGMCDLQEDGETIWIADNYFNKTRNNLDENPRGAIYVWGPEIKSCYQIKGDIEIKTEGEDYEKMYKMVKSKGDRFPAKALAVMKITDVYECKPGAGAEPGQKLL; the protein is encoded by the coding sequence ATGGTGAAGTTAACTGATGAAATGAAGGAAGACTTTGCAAAGATGAAAATTTTTCCATTTGCAACTGCATCTAAAGGTGGAGAACCAAATGTCATACCAATAGGCATGTGTGACCTACAGGAAGATGGAGAAACAATCTGGATCGCAGACAACTATTTTAATAAAACTCGCAACAATCTTGATGAAAACCCCAGGGGAGCGATCTATGTATGGGGCCCGGAAATCAAAAGCTGCTACCAGATAAAAGGAGATATTGAGATTAAGACTGAAGGGGAAGATTACGAGAAAATGTATAAAATGGTCAAGAGCAAAGGAGACAGGTTCCCTGCAAAAGCCCTTGCAGTTATGAAAATTACTGATGTTTATGAGTGCAAACCCGGGGCTGGGGCAGAGCCAGGACAGAAACTGCTTTGA
- a CDS encoding CDGSH iron-sulfur domain-containing protein: MIGDSAIENCEKLRHIGGCKMVEEMEKKSNLLNDSMKITVFKNGPYMVTGRVPLMTWEICKDEDTERLIWREVKKYPIRNRYALCRCGQSGNKPFCDGTHSKIHFDGTESGDFAPFSETNVITGSLLTLIDNKHLCVHAGFCTQAGKIWNLVQQPENSEARDIAIEEASNCPSGRLVIIDNATGKTIDPELEKSIVVVEGLHQGEHGPLWVRGGIPIKYADGKQYEIRNRVTLCRCGKSRNKPFCDGSHAEIEKD; this comes from the coding sequence ATGATTGGTGATTCTGCCATAGAAAATTGTGAGAAACTGAGACACATAGGAGGCTGCAAGATGGTCGAAGAAATGGAAAAAAAATCAAATTTACTCAATGACTCCATGAAGATCACTGTGTTTAAGAACGGTCCATATATGGTGACAGGTAGAGTTCCTCTTATGACCTGGGAAATTTGTAAAGATGAAGACACTGAACGTCTAATATGGCGTGAAGTCAAGAAATACCCTATAAGGAACCGGTATGCTCTGTGCCGATGTGGCCAGTCAGGGAATAAGCCTTTCTGTGATGGGACACATTCAAAGATCCACTTTGACGGAACCGAGTCAGGAGACTTTGCGCCCTTTAGTGAAACTAATGTTATCACTGGCTCTTTGCTGACTCTTATTGACAATAAGCATCTATGTGTCCATGCAGGATTTTGCACACAGGCAGGGAAAATATGGAACCTTGTCCAGCAACCCGAAAACTCGGAAGCTCGAGACATTGCTATAGAAGAAGCAAGTAACTGCCCTTCAGGCAGGTTGGTAATTATTGACAATGCCACAGGAAAAACGATTGATCCTGAGCTTGAAAAATCGATTGTTGTTGTGGAAGGGCTTCACCAGGGCGAGCACGGTCCTCTATGGGTACGTGGGGGCATCCCGATAAAATATGCCGACGGCAAACAGTACGAGATCAGAAACAGGGTCACTCTCTGCAGGTGCGGGAAATCCAGAAATAAACCGTTCTGCGATGGGAGCCATGCGGAGATTGAGAAAGATTGA
- the ltrA gene encoding group II intron reverse transcriptase/maturase, translated as MKVCPMKGSHSNTLIQKAETLAVNLLWNKTNRETGCYSEQAEPINEKLTNKQLKFRWNNINWKAVETHVNRLQVRITKAVFKGKWNLVKRLSYLLTHSFYAKLLAVRKVIQNKGKKTAGIDGELWKTPDAKMKASLSLTNRRYKAKPLKRVHIEKYGKSKKRPLGIPTMYDRAMQSLYALALNPISEATADKHSFGFRKFRSTHDACEQIFGCTCQKFSASWILEGDIKGCFDNISHQWLLDNIPMDKSVLKQFLKAGFVFKQNLFPTKKGTPQGGIISPILANMTLDGIEGILANKYHRGKSGRITKFQRDKHNVNFVRYADDFIVTAKTEEIAEEAKELIKIFLKDKGLELSEEKTLITHINDGFDFLGWNFRKYKGKLLIKPSKKSIQKVTEKISDVIKNGKPWTQEKLIQTLNPIITGWSNYHQGVVSKEIFSEMDKRIWSMTWKWAKRRHPGRSHHWISRKYWHTKGARHWVFSTETNQLKLLSNKKIVRHIKLTLGINPYLDKGYYSERKYNQGLRKLSGKFKKVWDNQEGICPICNFPIDINTDAVERPLHHKNGSHEDNRTSNLIYLHAHCHRQYHATNSKSNNCCPTQGLGDA; from the coding sequence ATGAAAGTATGTCCTATGAAAGGGAGTCATTCAAATACGCTGATTCAGAAAGCAGAAACACTTGCTGTCAATCTCTTATGGAATAAAACAAACAGAGAGACTGGCTGTTATAGTGAACAAGCTGAACCAATCAACGAGAAGCTCACTAACAAACAACTGAAATTTCGATGGAACAATATCAATTGGAAAGCAGTTGAAACACATGTTAATAGGCTACAAGTCAGGATTACGAAAGCGGTTTTTAAAGGCAAATGGAACTTAGTTAAAAGATTAAGCTATTTGTTAACCCACTCTTTCTACGCCAAATTGTTAGCTGTCAGAAAGGTAATTCAGAACAAAGGTAAGAAAACGGCAGGAATCGATGGTGAATTGTGGAAAACTCCCGACGCCAAGATGAAAGCCTCCCTTAGTCTAACTAACAGAAGATATAAAGCCAAACCATTAAAAAGAGTTCATATTGAAAAATATGGGAAGTCAAAGAAACGACCTTTAGGTATCCCAACCATGTACGACAGAGCTATGCAATCATTATATGCATTAGCACTTAACCCGATTTCAGAAGCTACGGCAGACAAACACTCCTTTGGATTTAGAAAATTCAGAAGTACACATGACGCATGCGAACAAATATTTGGATGCACATGTCAAAAGTTCTCTGCATCCTGGATACTGGAAGGAGATATAAAAGGTTGCTTCGATAACATTAGTCACCAATGGTTACTTGACAATATTCCAATGGACAAATCAGTTCTTAAACAATTCCTTAAAGCAGGCTTCGTTTTTAAACAAAACCTCTTTCCGACCAAAAAAGGTACACCGCAAGGTGGTATCATATCCCCAATTCTTGCCAACATGACCTTAGATGGGATTGAAGGTATATTGGCAAATAAATATCATCGCGGAAAAAGTGGAAGAATAACAAAATTTCAACGTGATAAACATAACGTAAATTTTGTAAGGTATGCAGATGACTTCATTGTTACTGCAAAAACTGAGGAAATAGCGGAAGAAGCCAAAGAACTGATTAAAATATTCCTAAAGGATAAAGGTCTGGAATTATCGGAAGAAAAAACACTAATTACCCATATTAACGATGGTTTTGACTTTTTAGGCTGGAATTTCAGAAAATACAAAGGAAAGCTTCTTATCAAACCATCCAAAAAATCCATTCAGAAAGTCACTGAGAAAATCAGTGATGTCATTAAGAATGGCAAACCTTGGACACAAGAAAAATTAATCCAAACTCTTAACCCAATCATAACTGGATGGTCTAATTACCATCAAGGCGTGGTATCCAAAGAAATATTCTCTGAAATGGATAAAAGAATCTGGAGTATGACATGGAAGTGGGCCAAGAGAAGACACCCAGGTAGATCCCATCACTGGATAAGTCGGAAATACTGGCATACCAAGGGAGCAAGACATTGGGTATTTTCAACTGAAACAAACCAACTGAAGCTTTTATCAAATAAAAAGATAGTTAGACACATCAAACTAACATTAGGTATAAATCCTTACCTCGACAAAGGATACTATTCTGAACGCAAATACAATCAAGGCTTAAGAAAGCTTTCAGGAAAATTCAAGAAAGTGTGGGATAACCAAGAAGGCATATGTCCTATCTGCAATTTTCCAATTGACATTAATACTGATGCAGTAGAAAGACCTCTACATCACAAGAATGGAAGCCACGAAGATAACAGAACATCCAACTTAATCTATTTGCATGCACACTGTCATAGACAATACCACGCAACTAACTCCAAATCAAATAACTGCTGCCCAACACAAGGGTTAGGAGATGCTTGA
- the dinB gene encoding DNA polymerase IV, which produces MPISISKINPPERRITFHADMDSFFASVEVRERPELKGLPVVVGSDPKGGSGRGVVSTCSYEARKYGIHSAMPISQAYRLCPNAFFLPVNMKLYAGVSEKIMELLKGFADRFQQVSVDEAYLVPGPEITSFEEAALYALRIKDEVQKQEGITCSVGVGPNKLIAKIASGFQKPDGLTVVRPEEVRKFLFPLPVSKIPGIGEKTADTLKSMGLNRVEELATCDVQLLSEKFGKMGLRMKQLANGLDFGEVREKESVKSISRHGTFAEDTSDPVKIACSLDLLAESVHKSLLKNRFLFKTVTLTVRFEDFSTYTRSKTIPIWTSDIFVIKRTSMQLLSEFIGNQKLRLVGIGVTKLRERDEKQTLITDF; this is translated from the coding sequence ATGCCTATTTCCATTTCGAAAATAAATCCCCCTGAAAGGCGAATTACCTTCCACGCAGATATGGACAGTTTCTTTGCGTCTGTTGAGGTAAGAGAGAGGCCAGAACTAAAAGGTCTGCCTGTAGTTGTGGGATCTGACCCAAAAGGAGGCTCAGGAAGGGGAGTTGTAAGCACTTGCTCGTACGAGGCGCGGAAATACGGAATTCACTCCGCAATGCCCATTTCACAGGCTTACAGGCTCTGTCCGAATGCGTTTTTTCTGCCTGTGAACATGAAACTCTACGCAGGCGTTTCGGAAAAAATAATGGAACTTTTGAAAGGATTTGCAGACAGGTTCCAGCAGGTCAGCGTGGATGAAGCCTATCTTGTACCAGGGCCCGAGATCACGAGTTTTGAAGAGGCTGCCCTTTACGCTCTCAGGATCAAGGATGAAGTACAGAAACAGGAAGGAATTACCTGTTCAGTCGGAGTCGGGCCGAATAAGTTAATCGCAAAAATCGCGTCTGGTTTCCAGAAGCCTGATGGGCTTACCGTTGTCAGGCCCGAAGAGGTGAGGAAATTTCTTTTTCCGCTGCCGGTTTCAAAAATTCCCGGAATAGGAGAAAAAACGGCTGATACACTGAAATCGATGGGCTTAAACAGGGTAGAAGAACTTGCAACCTGTGATGTACAGCTTCTTTCTGAAAAGTTCGGAAAAATGGGACTTCGCATGAAGCAACTGGCAAACGGACTTGATTTTGGGGAGGTTCGGGAAAAGGAAAGTGTAAAATCAATCAGCAGGCACGGAACTTTTGCTGAAGACACCAGCGACCCTGTAAAAATCGCCTGTTCTCTTGACCTGCTTGCTGAAAGTGTGCATAAATCCCTTCTCAAAAACAGGTTCCTTTTCAAAACCGTAACCCTTACCGTGCGGTTTGAGGATTTCTCTACCTATACACGCTCAAAAACCATCCCTATCTGGACTTCGGACATCTTTGTGATCAAAAGGACATCCATGCAGCTTCTTTCCGAATTTATAGGGAATCAAAAACTCAGGCTAGTAGGCATAGGAGTCACCAAACTCCGCGAAAGGGACGAAAAGCAAACCCTGATAACGGATTTTTGA
- a CDS encoding ATP-binding protein → MPKYLPFDEEGDHCLFQLISRRYEKKQTTLTSNKSLGECGEIFKDHVIAVAVLDRTVRQES, encoded by the coding sequence ATACCTAAATATCTCCCATTTGACGAAGAAGGAGATCACTGCCTATTTCAGCTGATCTCAAGACGTTATGAAAAGAAGCAAACGACCTTAACATCGAATAAGTCATTGGGAGAATGTGGGGAGATATTTAAGGACCATGTGATAGCGGTCGCTGTACTTGATAGGACTGTGCGACAAGAAAGCTAA
- a CDS encoding AI-2E family transporter, with product MTLALLIIVVLTVLIAYATLPFLNYIFGALILFVIFRPLYHFLVRKLRLQKQLAAILVIIISIFVVLVPLYFLLNTVIDEIEQLLVNQASILTSIEAGGHFLTDSLSRLNIPVDIFQKKIEEKAMELASRAVNYTSLFIVGSIQSISQQSIGLLIMYFMLYYLFTGEDSDFMRQVSVAVPFNEENTATLLDEFRRMVRTTLIASGAVALVQGGILTIVFVIFNIQGAFLWGFIAAILSFLPVVGAPVVWVPATIVQFFQEDYTAALAILAAGIFISVIDNFLRPIIQKRVGEIHPFLSLLGVVIGVSLFGLLGIVIGPLLLSYFVLTVQMFSREYLSGKE from the coding sequence ATGACTTTGGCCCTTCTCATAATTGTTGTTCTGACTGTGCTTATTGCTTATGCTACACTTCCTTTTTTAAATTATATTTTTGGGGCCCTGATCCTTTTCGTTATATTTCGTCCTTTATATCATTTTCTCGTAAGAAAACTAAGGCTCCAGAAGCAATTAGCAGCCATACTTGTAATAATAATTTCTATCTTTGTTGTACTGGTCCCTCTTTACTTTCTTTTGAATACAGTCATCGACGAAATTGAACAGCTTTTAGTTAATCAGGCATCTATTCTCACGTCTATTGAGGCTGGAGGCCACTTTTTAACTGATTCTCTCTCAAGGTTGAATATTCCTGTAGATATATTCCAGAAAAAAATTGAAGAAAAAGCAATGGAACTTGCTTCGCGGGCCGTTAATTACACAAGCCTGTTCATTGTGGGGTCAATCCAGAGTATAAGCCAGCAGTCCATCGGGCTATTGATAATGTACTTCATGCTCTATTACCTCTTTACTGGAGAAGACTCGGATTTTATGCGTCAAGTCTCTGTTGCAGTTCCTTTCAATGAAGAAAATACAGCCACTCTTCTGGATGAATTCCGGAGAATGGTTCGGACGACTCTTATCGCCAGCGGGGCAGTTGCTCTTGTCCAGGGTGGAATTCTGACTATAGTATTTGTTATCTTTAATATCCAGGGAGCTTTCCTCTGGGGCTTCATTGCAGCAATTCTATCCTTCTTGCCTGTTGTCGGAGCGCCTGTTGTCTGGGTTCCTGCAACTATTGTCCAGTTTTTCCAGGAAGACTATACTGCAGCGCTTGCTATACTTGCAGCCGGGATTTTTATAAGTGTTATTGACAACTTCCTCAGGCCCATTATCCAGAAAAGAGTTGGAGAAATCCATCCATTTCTGTCCCTGCTTGGGGTTGTTATAGGAGTATCCCTTTTCGGACTGTTAGGAATCGTTATAGGCCCCCTCTTGCTCTCCTACTTTGTTCTGACCGTACAGATGTTTTCCAGAGAATACCTTTCTGGAAAGGAGTGA